The following nucleotide sequence is from Pseudoalteromonas xiamenensis.
CCGGGCTTAACACGTGACACTATTATTGAATTAGCGAAATCACGTGGTTACCAAGTGCGTGAAGAAGCGATTGCGCGTGAAGCACTTTACCTTGCGGATGAATTCTTCATGACGGGGACTGCCGCTGAAGTCGTTCCAGTTAGAAGTGTAGATGGTTTACCGGTTGCCGATGGCAAACGTGGTCCTATCACGGCTGAATTACAACAGGCGTACTTCGATTTGGTTAAAGGTAATTCTGAAGATCAACACGGTTGGTTAGATTACGTTAACGAATAAGCGCATTGCGCTATTTATGTAAGGCTGACGACTCGTCAGCCTGAGAAAGTTTGGGAATGAGGAAAGTCGTGGTGACAACCACGCAAATTAAATAAGGGTAGAACATGGCTAAATTACGCAGCAAAACAACAACGGAAGGCAGACAACGTGCAGGCGCTCGTGCGCTATGGCGTGCAACAGGTATGACTGATGCGGATTTCCAAAAGCCGATTATCGCCGTTGTGAATTCATACACGCAATTCGTACCGGGCCATGTTCACCTTAATCAGCTGAGTGAATTAATGGCAGAAACCATTCGAGATGCGGGTGGTGTGCCTAGAGAATTTAATACGATTGCGATTGATGATGGTATCGCAATGGGACACGGCGGTATGTTGTATTCGTTACCATCGCGCGACCTAATTGCCGATTCAGTCGAATACATGGTCAATGCGCACTGTGCCGATGCAATGGTGTGTATTTCAAACTGCGACAAAATTACCCCAGGTATGTTGTTAGCGGCACTGAGATTAAATATCCCTGTTATTTTCGTATCGGGTGGTCCGATGGAAGCGGGTAAAACGCGTTTGGCCGACATTGATATCAAGTTGGATTTAGTGGATGCAATGGTGAAAGGGGCCGACCCATCGGTATCTGACGCCGACTCAGAGCAAGTAGAGCGTTCAGCCTGTCCAACATGTGGTTCGTGTTCAGGAATGTTCACGGCTAACTCAATGAACTGCTTATTGGAAGCACTTGGCCTTGCTTTGCCTGGTAACGGAACAACGTTGGCAACGCACTCGGATCGCAAGCAATTGTATGTAGCGGCTGGCCAGCGTATTTTGGCACTTTGCGATGAATATTATGGCAAAGACAATGAGGCGGTGTTACCACGTAACATTGCAAATCAAGCGGCCTTTATGAATGCGATGACGCTCGACATTGCGATGGGCGGTTCATCAAATACCGTGTTACATCTTCTAGCTGCCGCACAAGAAGGTGAAGTCGCATTTGATATGAATGACATCGACCGTCTATCTCGCGCTACGCCTTTCTTATGCAAAGTAGCACCAGCTACGCAGCAATACCATATTGAAGATGTGCATCGCGCTGGTGGGATCATGGCAATCCTCAATGAATTAGCTCGCGCAGATAAACTTGATTTGTCAGTAGGACACGTTGCCGGAGGCACTTTAGGCGAGGTGCTAACCCGTTGGGATGCCGCAGATGAATCGAACGAAAAAGCACAAACGTTTTACCGTGCGGGACCTGCTGGGATCCGTACGACACAAGCAATGAGTCAATCTTATCGCTGGGAATCTCTAGACCTTGACCGTCAAGAAGGTTGTATACGCAGTGTAGAACATGCGTTCCGCCAAGATGGTGGATTGGCCGTGTTAAAGGGCAATTTAGCGGATGATGGCTGTATTGTAAAAAGTGCAGGTGTGGTGGATGAAATGTTGAACTTCACCGGAACGGCTGTAGTGTTTGAATCGCAAGATGACGCCGTTGAGGGCATCTTAGGTGGACAGGTCCAAAAAGGGGATGTGGTAGTCATTCGCTACGAAGGACCAAAAGGGGGTCCTGGCATGCAAGAAATGCTTTACCCAACAAGTTACCTCAAGTCGATGGGCTTAGATAAATACTGCGCACTGTTAACCGATGGTCGTTTCTCTGGCGGGACTTCTGGCTTGTCGATAGGCCATGCGTCACCGGAGGCCGCAAGTGGTGGTGTGATAGCGTTGGTCGAAAATGGAGACCGCATTCAAATCGATATTCCAAATCGTGGTATCCACTTATTGGTAGAGGACAGTGAACTTGCTGCGCGACATGAAAAGCAATTAGCGCGTGGTAAATTGGCGTATAAACCGCTAGATCGCGTTCGATCTGTAAGTCCTGCCTTGAAGGCCTATGCACTGCTTGCCACGAGTGCAGACAAAGGGGCTGTTCGTGATTTAAGTAAACTCGAGGAACTCAGCTAATGGTTGCTCAAGAACTCGATTATTTTCGGGCTATCATCCAAGCCAATATGGAGCCGTTAGCCAAGGTCACCGAAGTCAGCGCAATGGCTGCGTTATCAGAGCAATTAGGCAATCAGGTTTGGCTTAAGCGTGAAGATCAGCAACCAGTGTATTCTTTTAAACTGCGAGGTGCATTTAATAAACTTAGACAGCTTCCGCAGGGCAGTAAAGTGATCACTGCGTCAGCCGGTAACCATGCACAAGGTGTTGCGCTATCTGCTGCACATTTAGGGCATCAAGCGACGATTGTTATGCCCGTCACAACGCCTGAAATTAAGGTCAACGCGGTGCGTAAATTGGGTGGTGAAGTCGTGTTATTTGGACATCATTTTGATGCTGCAAATGCCCATGCACTGTCTTTGGCGGAAGAGACTGGCGCTGTGTTTGTGCCACCTTTCGATGACAAAGACGTGATTATTGGACAAGGCACTATCGCCCGAGAATTAATGCAGCAGTTGGATGAACTTGATGCCGTCTTTATTCCGGTTGGCGGCGGTGGACTGCTCGCAGGCATGGCGGTGTACATCAAGTCGCTTCGTCCGGATATTCAAATTATCGGCGTAGAAGCGCAAGACAGTGCGTGTTTAAAAGCCGCGCTAGATGCGGGGCATCCTGTTGAACTCAGCAGCGTCGGCAGTTTTGCTGATGGGGTTGCGGTAAAGCTTATCGGAAAAGAGACATTTCGATTGGCGCAAAAATTTTGCGATGAGGTAGTCACCGTCACCGCGGATGAAATTTGTGCTGCTGTTCAAGACATTTTTGTTGCGACTCGAGCCATTGCTGAGCCATCAGGCGCATTATCGACTGCGGGGTTAAAAAAATGGTGTAGAGAGAATCAGGTGAGGGGCTTAAACCTTGCCGCGGTGTTATCGGGTGCAAACTTGAATTTTGACCGATTACGCTACATTGCGGAGCGAACAGCTTTAGGGGCGAAAAACGAAGCACTGTTAGGCGTGACGATCAAAGAAGAGAAAGGAAGTTTTAAACGGTTTTGTCAGGCATTAGGGGGTCGTTCCATTACAGAGTTCAACTACCGTTATGCAGGCGAAGGCGATGCGCAGATATTCGTTGGTGTCGGCTTACGCAATGGGCAAATCGAGCTTGAGCAGTTGAAATCTGGGCTGGTTCAAGACGGATACCATTTTGAAGATCTTTCCGATAACGAACTGGCGAAACTACACATTCGTTATATGGTCGGCGGCAAACCGCCTGTGGCATTACAAGAGCGTTTGTTGCGTTTCGAGTTTCCTGAATACCCAGGTGCGTTAGCGCGCTTTTTAGAAATGTTGGGAAGTAATTGGAATATCACGTTATTCCACTACCGAAATCATGGTGCCGCACAAGGGAATGTTTTGGCTGGATTTGACATCGCGCCTCAGCAGTATGAAGAGTTTGATGCGCATTTAGCGCGACTTGGTTATCAATATCAAGATGAAACGGACAATCCGTGTTTTCGCCAATATTTACAAACACCACAAAGTCTTGCTCGAAAGGCGGGATAGCTTGAAAATTTAACGTGCTTTTCTATAGTTAGCACATAGAAAAGCACGGAGCTTACTCATGATAGCAGCGCGCAGCGCCTCACTCGTTCGCCAATTAGGCCTGATTTGGGTAATGCTGCTGTTTTCATTTCAAAGTTCCGCCATTGAAAACGTTACCTTACAGTTAAAATGGACTCACCAGTTCCAATTTGCGGGGTATTACGTTGCAAAAGAAAAAGGCTTTTACAAAGAAGCTGGTCTACACGTCAATATCGTTCCTGCGGATCCAAGTAATCCAGATACGTTTTTTAGCGTTTTGTCGGGTCGAGCGCAATTTGGTCTTACACATTCAGGTATTTTACAGCAGCGTTTAGAAGGTAAGCCGCTTGTTGCAATGGCTGCGATTTTACAGTCATCTCCGTATTGCTGGATGGTCAAAGCACAAAGTGGCATTAATGGCCCGAAAGATTTCGTGAATAAGCGAGTGAGCCACATCAGCCGTAGCGAAAACGCGGAGCTTCTGGTTATGCTAGAAAGAGCGGGGGTAGAGGCTAAAGATCTCGCGTTATATGCGGGCTTACATCCCATTCGTGATTTTCAACGTGGCATCGTTGATGCCTTGCAGGTCTATGTAACCAATGAGCCTTTTCAGATGGCACAACTTGGTATCGACGTGCGACTTATTTGCCCTAAACGTTATGGGCTAAACGTTTATGGGGATATTCTCTTTACCAGTGAGCAACTTCTGAAAAACAACCCAGAACTTGCGGAGCGTTTCCTGCAAGCAAGTTTGAGAGGGTGGCGATATGCATTACTCAATTTACAAGAGGCGTTGACTATCACACAGTCGCGTTATGCAAAAGATAAAACCATGGAACAACTTGCTTATGAAGCGGAAAAACTCTCGAGTTATATCTCTGTACCGGGCGTGCCAATCGGCAATATGACCTTAAATAAGTGGGAATGGATAGCGGATTTGTATGGTTTTGACCGTGATACCTCGGGGCATTCTTTATCTGGATTTTTGTTGTACTCTCGACCGTTAGACAAGCCAGTTTGGTCATGGATGCTGATTGCCGCCGTAGTTCTGACCATTGTTTCAATTCCGATGTATATCTACTTGATTTTCTTTAAGCAGCGAAAATACAAATTAATGAGGCGGCAATGACAAAGTTTGCAATTTGTGTGCTGCTTGGGGTGATTGGCGGTCATGTGTTCGCGGCAGATGAACCACCTTATACCATTAATATTTCTGAAAGCGTCGCATCCCCTGAAGCCAAAGACGTTATTATTAAGCTACTTGAAGCGCTCTACGCGCGAATCGACATAACGCCTCGTTTTGTCATGCTCCCTTCTTCACGAGGCATGCTAATGGTTAACAGCGGTGAGCTGGATGCTGAAGCGGCACGGGTTGATACGGTGG
It contains:
- the ilvD gene encoding dihydroxy-acid dehydratase; the protein is MAKLRSKTTTEGRQRAGARALWRATGMTDADFQKPIIAVVNSYTQFVPGHVHLNQLSELMAETIRDAGGVPREFNTIAIDDGIAMGHGGMLYSLPSRDLIADSVEYMVNAHCADAMVCISNCDKITPGMLLAALRLNIPVIFVSGGPMEAGKTRLADIDIKLDLVDAMVKGADPSVSDADSEQVERSACPTCGSCSGMFTANSMNCLLEALGLALPGNGTTLATHSDRKQLYVAAGQRILALCDEYYGKDNEAVLPRNIANQAAFMNAMTLDIAMGGSSNTVLHLLAAAQEGEVAFDMNDIDRLSRATPFLCKVAPATQQYHIEDVHRAGGIMAILNELARADKLDLSVGHVAGGTLGEVLTRWDAADESNEKAQTFYRAGPAGIRTTQAMSQSYRWESLDLDRQEGCIRSVEHAFRQDGGLAVLKGNLADDGCIVKSAGVVDEMLNFTGTAVVFESQDDAVEGILGGQVQKGDVVVIRYEGPKGGPGMQEMLYPTSYLKSMGLDKYCALLTDGRFSGGTSGLSIGHASPEAASGGVIALVENGDRIQIDIPNRGIHLLVEDSELAARHEKQLARGKLAYKPLDRVRSVSPALKAYALLATSADKGAVRDLSKLEELS
- the ilvA gene encoding threonine ammonia-lyase, biosynthetic, which encodes MVAQELDYFRAIIQANMEPLAKVTEVSAMAALSEQLGNQVWLKREDQQPVYSFKLRGAFNKLRQLPQGSKVITASAGNHAQGVALSAAHLGHQATIVMPVTTPEIKVNAVRKLGGEVVLFGHHFDAANAHALSLAEETGAVFVPPFDDKDVIIGQGTIARELMQQLDELDAVFIPVGGGGLLAGMAVYIKSLRPDIQIIGVEAQDSACLKAALDAGHPVELSSVGSFADGVAVKLIGKETFRLAQKFCDEVVTVTADEICAAVQDIFVATRAIAEPSGALSTAGLKKWCRENQVRGLNLAAVLSGANLNFDRLRYIAERTALGAKNEALLGVTIKEEKGSFKRFCQALGGRSITEFNYRYAGEGDAQIFVGVGLRNGQIELEQLKSGLVQDGYHFEDLSDNELAKLHIRYMVGGKPPVALQERLLRFEFPEYPGALARFLEMLGSNWNITLFHYRNHGAAQGNVLAGFDIAPQQYEEFDAHLARLGYQYQDETDNPCFRQYLQTPQSLARKAG
- a CDS encoding ABC transporter substrate-binding protein encodes the protein MIAARSASLVRQLGLIWVMLLFSFQSSAIENVTLQLKWTHQFQFAGYYVAKEKGFYKEAGLHVNIVPADPSNPDTFFSVLSGRAQFGLTHSGILQQRLEGKPLVAMAAILQSSPYCWMVKAQSGINGPKDFVNKRVSHISRSENAELLVMLERAGVEAKDLALYAGLHPIRDFQRGIVDALQVYVTNEPFQMAQLGIDVRLICPKRYGLNVYGDILFTSEQLLKNNPELAERFLQASLRGWRYALLNLQEALTITQSRYAKDKTMEQLAYEAEKLSSYISVPGVPIGNMTLNKWEWIADLYGFDRDTSGHSLSGFLLYSRPLDKPVWSWMLIAAVVLTIVSIPMYIYLIFFKQRKYKLMRRQ